A region from the Algoriphagus machipongonensis genome encodes:
- a CDS encoding ribbon-helix-helix domain-containing protein, which produces MATFTSTLPDELLQRLADYAKKLSLPKNKLMENALDLYLEHLKRAEYIKSYKQAAQDEDILLVAEEGMDSYLKQIEDEAG; this is translated from the coding sequence ATGGCGACATTCACTAGTACACTTCCCGACGAGCTCCTTCAGAGGCTAGCTGATTATGCGAAGAAGCTTTCTCTTCCCAAAAATAAATTGATGGAGAATGCGCTTGACCTTTATCTAGAACATCTGAAAAGAGCTGAATACATCAAATCCTATAAGCAAGCAGCACAGGATGAAGACATACTTTTGGTAGCAGAAGAAGGCATGGACTCATATCTTAAGCAAATCGAAGATGAAGCAGGGTGA
- the ilvC gene encoding ketol-acid reductoisomerase: MKLKFGSVEENVVTREEFPLEKAREVLKDEVIAVLGYGVQGPGQALNLKDNGFNVIVGQRKGSKTWDKAVADGWVPGETLFELEEACEKGTILQYLLSDAGQIALWPTVKKHLTPGKALYFSHGFGVTYKDKTGIIPPADVDVILVAPKGSGTSLRRMFVEGRGLNSSYAIYQDATGNAKDRVVALGIGVGSGYLFETDFYREVTSDLTGERGTLMGAIQGIFAAQYEVLRANGHTPSEAFNETVEELTQSLMPLVAENGMDWMYANCSTTAQRGALDWWKPFRDATKPVFEDLYNSVKTGQEAQKSIDSNSKEDYRVKLEAELKELRDSEMWQAGAVVRQLRPENN, encoded by the coding sequence ATGAAATTAAAATTCGGATCAGTAGAAGAAAATGTAGTTACCAGAGAAGAGTTTCCTTTGGAAAAAGCTAGAGAAGTCCTGAAGGATGAAGTAATCGCAGTACTAGGTTACGGTGTACAGGGCCCAGGTCAGGCATTAAACTTAAAGGATAACGGCTTCAATGTAATTGTAGGTCAAAGAAAAGGTTCTAAAACTTGGGACAAGGCTGTTGCTGATGGATGGGTGCCAGGTGAGACTTTGTTTGAATTAGAAGAAGCCTGTGAAAAAGGCACCATTCTACAATACCTTCTTTCCGATGCGGGTCAGATTGCCCTTTGGCCAACAGTAAAGAAACACTTAACACCAGGAAAAGCATTGTATTTCTCTCATGGCTTTGGTGTGACATATAAAGACAAGACAGGTATTATTCCTCCTGCTGATGTAGATGTAATTTTGGTTGCTCCTAAAGGTTCGGGAACATCTTTGAGAAGAATGTTTGTTGAAGGAAGAGGGCTTAATTCTTCTTACGCTATTTATCAGGATGCTACTGGGAATGCAAAAGATCGAGTGGTAGCTCTAGGTATTGGTGTAGGATCAGGATATTTGTTTGAAACAGATTTCTATAGAGAAGTAACTTCAGATTTGACTGGAGAAAGAGGAACTTTGATGGGAGCTATCCAAGGTATTTTTGCTGCACAATATGAAGTATTGAGAGCAAATGGTCATACTCCTTCTGAAGCGTTCAATGAAACAGTAGAAGAATTGACTCAATCCTTGATGCCATTAGTAGCTGAGAACGGAATGGACTGGATGTATGCCAACTGTTCTACCACTGCACAAAGAGGAGCATTGGACTGGTGGAAGCCTTTTAGAGATGCTACAAAGCCAGTATTTGAAGATTTGTATAATAGTGTGAAAACTGGTCAAGAAGCACAAAAATCAATCGACTCAAATTCTAAAGAGGATTACAGAGTTAAATTGGAAGCTGAATTGAAAGAATTGAGAGATTCTGAAATGTGGCAAGCAGGTGCTGTCGTCAGACAATTGAGACCAGAGAACAATTAA
- a CDS encoding type II toxin-antitoxin system PemK/MazF family toxin — protein MKQGEIWMSDLNPSVGSEQAGRRPVVILSGNLMNKFLQVVITAPLTTKIKNYQGNPILKPSTKNGLKLESELLVFHIRSISKKRLIEKVGEISSDELKIALTTLQDITTL, from the coding sequence ATGAAGCAGGGTGAGATCTGGATGTCTGATCTGAATCCATCGGTAGGATCGGAACAAGCTGGAAGAAGACCGGTAGTCATCTTAAGTGGAAACTTGATGAATAAATTTCTCCAAGTGGTTATCACTGCTCCTTTGACTACCAAAATCAAAAACTATCAAGGAAATCCAATTTTGAAACCATCTACCAAAAACGGGCTGAAACTGGAGTCTGAACTCTTGGTTTTTCATATTCGATCGATATCCAAAAAAAGGTTGATCGAAAAAGTAGGCGAGATTTCCAGTGATGAATTGAAAATAGCTCTAACCACCTTACAAGACATCACAACACTATAA
- the ilvB gene encoding biosynthetic-type acetolactate synthase large subunit, which produces MKDLMIRGADIVVRTLIEENAEIIFGYPGGAIMPVYDALYDYHDQIKHVLTRHEQGAIHAAQGYARVSGKVGVCLATSGPGATNLITGLADALIDSTPLVCVTGQVASHLLGTDAFQETDVVGMSMPCTKWNIQVRSVDEIAPALAKAFFIARSGRPGPVLVDITKDAQTDFGEFNYVPCLGFRSYKTKIEINKSDIQKAAEMIDAAERPYILFGQGVVLGKAEAEFKAFLDKTGIPAASTLLGSGALSQDHPNYVGKLGMHGNYAPNVLTNHCDVLIAIGMRFDDRVTGDVKRYAKQAKIIHLELDAAEINKTIRCHHSVLGDCKDSLSLLTEAVTKKGHDEWMERFRELEREENEAVVQHDITPTKVGLTMGEVIHNVNQYKADDAILVTDVGQHQMIAWRYFNYKKSRTQVTSGGLGTMGFALPAALGAQLFDYSRQVICVVGDGGIQMTIQELGTIMQTKAPVKIILLNNNYLGMVRQWQQMFFDKRYSFTELDNPEFVKIAQAYGIKSQRVDDRTDLNEAIEDMLIHDGPYFLEVVVEKEDNVFPMIATGCSVEEVRLS; this is translated from the coding sequence ATGAAAGACTTGATGATCCGAGGAGCCGATATCGTAGTCAGAACACTCATAGAGGAGAATGCCGAAATTATTTTCGGATATCCCGGAGGGGCAATTATGCCAGTGTATGATGCACTATATGATTACCATGATCAAATCAAACACGTCTTAACACGCCATGAGCAAGGAGCAATTCATGCTGCTCAGGGCTATGCGAGAGTATCTGGAAAAGTCGGGGTCTGCCTAGCTACTTCCGGTCCTGGAGCAACTAACCTGATTACTGGTCTAGCAGATGCATTGATTGATAGTACTCCTTTGGTTTGCGTCACTGGACAGGTAGCTTCTCATTTATTGGGGACTGACGCCTTTCAGGAAACTGATGTAGTGGGAATGTCTATGCCATGTACCAAGTGGAATATCCAGGTGAGGTCTGTAGATGAGATTGCTCCTGCATTGGCAAAAGCGTTTTTTATTGCAAGGTCAGGAAGACCAGGGCCAGTACTTGTTGATATTACCAAGGATGCACAAACAGATTTTGGTGAATTTAACTATGTGCCTTGTTTAGGATTCAGATCCTATAAGACGAAAATCGAGATTAATAAATCAGATATTCAAAAAGCTGCCGAGATGATTGACGCAGCAGAAAGGCCTTATATTTTATTTGGTCAGGGAGTAGTTTTGGGGAAAGCAGAAGCTGAATTCAAAGCATTCCTGGATAAGACTGGGATACCAGCTGCTTCCACTTTATTAGGTTCAGGAGCTTTATCTCAGGATCACCCAAATTATGTTGGGAAACTGGGTATGCATGGCAATTATGCTCCCAATGTATTGACAAATCACTGTGATGTTTTGATAGCTATTGGGATGCGATTTGATGACCGGGTGACTGGTGATGTCAAGCGATATGCCAAGCAGGCTAAGATCATCCATTTGGAATTGGATGCTGCAGAAATCAATAAAACTATTCGATGCCATCACTCTGTATTGGGAGATTGTAAGGATAGCTTGTCATTATTGACTGAGGCAGTGACTAAAAAGGGTCATGATGAATGGATGGAGCGTTTCAGAGAATTGGAAAGAGAAGAAAATGAAGCGGTTGTCCAGCATGATATCACTCCTACGAAGGTAGGGTTGACCATGGGTGAAGTCATTCATAATGTCAATCAATACAAAGCAGATGATGCGATATTGGTAACAGACGTAGGACAGCACCAGATGATCGCCTGGAGATATTTCAATTACAAAAAGTCTAGAACTCAAGTGACTTCTGGTGGATTAGGAACGATGGGATTTGCTTTGCCAGCAGCCTTAGGCGCACAGTTATTTGATTACTCTAGACAAGTGATCTGTGTGGTAGGAGATGGAGGAATTCAGATGACGATCCAAGAACTTGGAACGATCATGCAAACCAAAGCTCCGGTTAAAATCATTTTGCTGAATAATAATTACCTAGGGATGGTAAGACAATGGCAGCAGATGTTCTTTGATAAGCGATATTCCTTTACCGAATTGGATAATCCTGAGTTTGTCAAGATTGCCCAGGCTTATGGTATCAAATCACAACGTGTTGATGATAGAACGGATCTTAACGAGGCGATAGAAGATATGCTGATTCATGATGGCCCCTATTTCTTGGAGGTAGTCGTGGAAAAAGAAGATAATGTATTCCCAATGATAGCAACGGGATGTTCTGTAGAAGAGGTTAGACTTAGTTAA
- a CDS encoding DMT family transporter — protein sequence MTGSFRDYLMLHFIVLIWGFTAILGLLISLPAIELVFYRTLIASIGVALLFTVKKGSLVLPPIDILKVTATGGIIALHWILFFWSARVSTASVCLAGMATTSLWTAFVEPIFNRSKIKWYEVALGLLVISGLLVIFSFETGYWLGLLMALGSAMLAAIFSVINGKLTKKHGPYQITFYEMTGACLASALFLPIYSVLIAEDGLKMNWEGYDWFWLFILGGVCTVYAFSVSVDLMKRLTVFSINLTINLEPVYGIVLAVLIFGESEKMTPQFYLGTAIILVSVLSYPVINYFNRRRKPVRPLG from the coding sequence ACCGCAATTTTGGGTTTGTTGATAAGCTTGCCTGCCATCGAACTGGTTTTTTACAGGACATTGATAGCTTCCATAGGAGTAGCATTACTTTTTACGGTAAAAAAGGGAAGCCTGGTATTACCTCCAATTGATATTTTAAAAGTCACTGCCACAGGTGGGATCATTGCACTTCACTGGATTCTGTTTTTTTGGTCTGCTAGAGTTTCTACAGCCTCGGTTTGTTTGGCGGGGATGGCTACAACATCCTTATGGACGGCCTTTGTTGAACCAATTTTTAACAGGTCTAAAATTAAATGGTATGAGGTAGCTTTGGGATTATTGGTAATTTCTGGCTTACTGGTGATTTTTAGCTTCGAGACAGGATATTGGCTTGGATTGCTAATGGCATTAGGCTCAGCCATGTTAGCAGCCATATTCTCAGTCATCAATGGGAAGCTGACCAAAAAACACGGGCCTTACCAAATTACCTTTTATGAAATGACGGGAGCTTGTCTCGCATCAGCATTATTCCTTCCGATTTATTCAGTATTGATAGCTGAGGATGGGTTGAAGATGAATTGGGAAGGCTATGATTGGTTTTGGCTATTTATTTTGGGAGGTGTTTGCACAGTTTATGCATTCTCTGTTTCGGTAGATCTGATGAAGCGGCTAACCGTTTTCTCTATCAACCTGACAATTAATCTTGAACCCGTTTATGGGATTGTGTTGGCGGTTTTGATTTTCGGAGAAAGTGAAAAAATGACGCCTCAGTTTTATTTAGGCACAGCTATCATTCTGGTGTCAGTGCTATCGTACCCAGTGATCAATTATTTTAATCGCAGAAGAAAACCTGTGCGGCCGCTTGGTTGA
- a CDS encoding 2-isopropylmalate synthase: MSEKLWIFDTTLRDGEQVPGCQLNTQEKIVVAKALEELGVDIIEAGFPISSPGDFNSVVEISKAVSNPIICALSRAVEKDIEVAAQALKFAKKGRIHTGIGVSPYHIQYKLRSTPDDIIRRGVAAVKYAKRFVEDVEFYAEDAGRSEPDFLCKIIEEVIKAGATVVNIPDTTGYCLPEQYGGIVANLKNNVPNIDKAIISTHCHNDLGMATANTVAGVQQGARQVEVTINGIGERAGNTSMEEVVMAIKCHQSIPVHTDIQTPRIYKTSRLVSKLMNMPVQPNKAIVGRNAFAHSSGIHQDGVLKHRENYEIIDPKEVGVEESSIVLTARSGRAALKHHLDALGVELEGDALREVYEAFLILADSKRDIGRKDLMGLVGKYMDESNFIELGEVSYSSNGEIQAKVSLTIGEEAHQAVSSGNGPVDAVLKAIEKIVKPQVDLEEFLIQAITHGSDDVAKVHMRLIMGEKPYYGFSSNTDIVLASAQAFVDALNKIPVKEYTTA; this comes from the coding sequence ATGAGTGAAAAGCTATGGATATTTGACACAACCCTAAGAGATGGGGAGCAAGTTCCTGGATGTCAGTTAAACACCCAGGAAAAGATTGTGGTAGCGAAAGCTTTGGAAGAACTGGGAGTAGATATCATCGAAGCCGGCTTTCCAATTTCCAGTCCAGGAGATTTTAATTCTGTGGTGGAAATTTCAAAGGCAGTTTCAAATCCCATCATTTGTGCCCTCTCGAGAGCCGTTGAGAAAGATATCGAAGTAGCAGCGCAAGCACTCAAGTTTGCCAAAAAAGGACGAATCCATACCGGAATCGGCGTATCACCTTATCATATTCAATACAAACTAAGGTCAACTCCTGATGATATTATCAGGCGTGGAGTCGCTGCTGTCAAGTACGCAAAAAGGTTTGTAGAAGATGTGGAATTTTACGCAGAAGATGCCGGTAGGTCTGAACCTGATTTCCTTTGTAAAATTATAGAGGAGGTTATTAAGGCTGGGGCCACTGTGGTTAATATTCCTGATACTACTGGCTATTGTTTGCCAGAACAGTATGGTGGGATCGTTGCCAACTTAAAGAATAATGTGCCTAACATTGATAAGGCTATTATTTCTACCCATTGCCATAATGACTTAGGGATGGCTACTGCCAATACCGTTGCGGGTGTTCAGCAAGGAGCTCGTCAAGTAGAAGTTACAATCAACGGAATCGGTGAGAGAGCTGGAAATACTTCTATGGAAGAAGTGGTGATGGCGATTAAATGTCATCAATCTATTCCTGTTCATACGGATATCCAAACTCCAAGAATCTACAAAACAAGTCGATTAGTCTCTAAGTTGATGAATATGCCCGTACAGCCTAATAAGGCGATTGTGGGAAGAAATGCTTTTGCTCACAGTTCTGGAATTCACCAGGATGGAGTGTTAAAGCATAGAGAGAACTATGAAATCATTGATCCAAAAGAAGTTGGAGTAGAAGAGTCTTCTATTGTACTGACTGCTAGATCCGGAAGAGCTGCCTTGAAGCATCATTTGGATGCCTTAGGAGTAGAATTGGAAGGAGATGCTTTGAGAGAAGTTTACGAAGCATTTTTGATTTTGGCAGATAGCAAAAGAGATATCGGAAGAAAAGATTTGATGGGCTTGGTAGGTAAGTATATGGATGAGTCCAACTTTATAGAATTGGGCGAAGTTTCTTACTCTTCCAATGGTGAGATTCAAGCAAAGGTTTCTTTGACAATTGGTGAGGAAGCTCATCAGGCTGTTTCCAGTGGGAATGGACCTGTTGATGCAGTTCTGAAAGCGATTGAAAAAATAGTGAAACCTCAAGTGGATCTAGAAGAATTCCTTATTCAGGCCATCACCCACGGAAGTGATGATGTCGCAAAAGTTCACATGCGACTAATCATGGGAGAAAAGCCTTACTATGGATTTTCGTCCAATACAGATATTGTCCTTGCCTCCGCTCAGGCATTCGTTGATGCGCTAAACAAAATACCAGTCAAAGAATATACGACTGCATAA
- the leuC gene encoding 3-isopropylmalate dehydratase large subunit, whose protein sequence is MEKTTLFDKIWDAHVVRSVPSGPDVFFIDKHFIHEVTSPVAFLNLEKRGVSVKYPHRTVATPDHNVPTVDQDQTIKDKLSRMQVERLRENCNKYGIELHDLGSAHHGIVHVIGPELGITQPGMTIVCGDSHTSTHGAFGAIAFGIGTSEVEMVLATQCIMQSKPKKMRITVNGDLSSGVTSKDIILYIIAKISAAGATGYFVEYAGSAIQSLSMEARMTICNMSIEMGARGGLIAPDETTFNYLKGKQYSPVGEEWDKVVEEWSQLKTDDGAVFDKEYEFDAADIEPMITYGTNPGMGIKVKGNIPSTDGMEGSNKSSYLKSLDYMGFAPGEPVSGKKVDYVFVGSCTNGRIEDIRSVAQFVKGHKKADNITAWIVPGSKEVEKMAQEEGLVKILEDAGFELRQPGCSACLAMNDDKIPAGKYAVSTSNRNFEGRQGPGARTMLASPLTVAAVAVTGVITDPREVFQN, encoded by the coding sequence ATGGAAAAGACAACATTATTTGATAAAATATGGGATGCGCACGTAGTGCGGTCTGTACCTTCTGGTCCTGATGTGTTCTTTATAGATAAGCATTTTATCCATGAAGTGACATCACCAGTTGCATTCCTTAACCTTGAAAAAAGAGGTGTTTCTGTAAAATACCCTCATCGAACTGTCGCTACACCGGATCATAATGTTCCTACTGTAGACCAGGATCAAACGATCAAGGATAAACTTTCGCGTATGCAAGTTGAAAGGCTTCGCGAAAACTGTAATAAATACGGGATTGAACTGCATGACCTTGGGTCTGCTCATCATGGGATTGTTCACGTGATTGGTCCCGAGCTAGGGATTACCCAACCAGGAATGACTATTGTTTGTGGAGATAGCCATACCTCTACCCACGGTGCTTTCGGAGCTATTGCTTTTGGAATTGGTACCTCAGAAGTGGAAATGGTATTGGCCACTCAGTGTATCATGCAATCCAAGCCAAAGAAAATGCGAATCACTGTAAATGGTGATTTGAGCAGTGGTGTGACTTCAAAAGATATTATTCTCTATATCATCGCAAAAATTTCTGCAGCTGGAGCTACAGGCTATTTTGTGGAATATGCAGGATCTGCTATCCAAAGTCTTTCTATGGAAGCAAGAATGACCATCTGTAATATGTCCATCGAGATGGGCGCTAGAGGTGGTTTGATTGCTCCGGATGAGACAACCTTTAATTATTTAAAAGGAAAACAATATTCTCCTGTAGGTGAAGAATGGGATAAAGTTGTGGAGGAATGGTCACAGCTTAAAACTGATGACGGAGCTGTCTTTGACAAGGAATATGAATTTGATGCAGCCGACATCGAGCCGATGATTACTTATGGAACCAACCCAGGAATGGGAATCAAAGTAAAAGGTAACATCCCTTCTACGGATGGAATGGAAGGAAGTAATAAATCATCTTATTTGAAATCATTGGACTACATGGGCTTTGCTCCTGGAGAACCAGTTTCAGGTAAAAAAGTTGATTATGTCTTTGTGGGTTCTTGTACCAATGGACGAATCGAAGATATTAGATCAGTAGCTCAATTTGTGAAAGGTCATAAAAAAGCGGATAATATTACCGCTTGGATAGTACCAGGATCAAAAGAGGTGGAGAAAATGGCTCAAGAAGAAGGTCTTGTGAAAATCTTGGAAGATGCTGGGTTTGAATTGAGACAACCTGGTTGTTCTGCTTGCTTGGCAATGAATGACGATAAAATTCCCGCTGGGAAATACGCAGTATCAACTTCGAATAGAAACTTTGAAGGAAGACAGGGTCCGGGTGCCAGAACGATGCTAGCCTCACCATTGACAGTGGCAGCAGTGGCAGTAACCGGAGTGATCACCGATCCAAGAGAAGTGTTTCAAAATTAA
- the ilvN gene encoding acetolactate synthase small subunit, whose protein sequence is MKRYTIFVITENFIGILNRITIIFTRRGINIDALTASESRIDGVHRITIEVTANEDTVIQLVNQIEKVIDVIKAFYHEDEGVVYQEIALYKIPVSRLDGGLEKIIRQHNAKIIAAEPDFVVLELSGHKEQTQELLEILKGYGLLEFARSGRVAVAKRMHTIDSYVK, encoded by the coding sequence ATGAAACGTTACACAATTTTTGTGATTACCGAAAATTTCATCGGTATTCTCAATCGCATCACAATTATCTTCACCAGAAGAGGGATCAATATCGATGCGTTAACTGCCTCTGAAAGCAGAATTGATGGAGTCCATAGAATTACTATTGAGGTTACCGCAAATGAAGACACGGTAATTCAACTGGTGAATCAGATTGAAAAAGTAATCGATGTAATCAAAGCATTTTATCATGAAGATGAAGGAGTTGTTTATCAGGAGATAGCACTCTATAAAATTCCAGTTTCCAGATTGGATGGAGGATTGGAGAAGATCATTCGTCAGCATAATGCCAAGATTATTGCAGCGGAACCAGATTTTGTAGTCTTAGAGCTTTCGGGACATAAGGAACAAACTCAGGAACTTCTGGAAATATTAAAAGGCTATGGCCTATTGGAATTTGCTCGCTCAGGAAGAGTGGCTGTTGCCAAAAGGATGCATACCATTGATAGTTACGTCAAATAA
- the ilvD gene encoding dihydroxy-acid dehydratase, with protein MTLKKHSWEISDNSEHPAGMAMLYATGMSDKKMKQPFVGIASCGYESNPCNMHLNDFAGLIKASSQEQDLTGLVFNTIGISDGTTMGTLGMRYSLVSREIIADSIESFIIGHSFDACISVAGCDKNMPGALMGMIRTNRPSILVYGGTIASGHYKGEKLNIVSAFEAFGKRVNGNISDEDYDGVIRNACPGKGACGGMYTANTMSSAIEAMGMSLPYSSSYPANSPEKLRECGEVNKYMRILLEKDLKPSDIITRKSIENAVTVAIALGGSTNAVMHIIAIARTAGVDFTIEDFKAINAKTPMIGDFKPSGKFMMEDLHEQGGLPAFMKYMLQNGFIHGDCLTVTGKTVAENLENIEPVTPSMVNVIHPLETPIKATGHLCVLSGNLAPEGAVAKITGKEGSSFTGPAHVFDSEQDANDAIRDHKIEKGEVIVIRNIGPKGGPGMPEMLKPTSMIIGAGLGSDVALITDGRFSGGTHGFVVGHVTPEAFSGGPIGLVRNGDIITIDADNLQLSVAISEEEFEERKKTWKRKEISDLQGTLKKYNKLVATASEGCVTDKF; from the coding sequence ATGACCCTGAAAAAACACAGTTGGGAAATCAGCGACAATTCGGAGCATCCGGCTGGGATGGCTATGTTGTATGCCACCGGAATGAGCGATAAAAAGATGAAACAGCCATTTGTAGGGATAGCGAGTTGCGGCTATGAAAGTAATCCCTGCAATATGCATTTGAACGACTTTGCCGGTCTGATCAAAGCTTCTTCACAAGAGCAAGATCTGACCGGTTTAGTTTTTAATACCATTGGTATTTCTGACGGAACCACGATGGGAACCTTGGGGATGCGTTATTCACTGGTTTCTAGGGAGATAATTGCTGATTCTATAGAGTCTTTTATCATAGGGCATTCATTTGATGCTTGTATTTCTGTTGCAGGATGTGACAAGAATATGCCTGGTGCATTGATGGGGATGATCCGTACTAACAGACCTTCTATTTTGGTGTATGGAGGAACGATAGCCTCTGGACATTATAAGGGAGAAAAGCTAAATATCGTTTCGGCATTTGAAGCCTTTGGAAAGCGAGTGAATGGAAACATTTCTGATGAAGATTATGATGGTGTCATCAGAAACGCATGTCCAGGAAAAGGAGCTTGTGGAGGTATGTATACTGCCAATACCATGTCTTCAGCAATTGAAGCGATGGGAATGTCATTGCCTTACTCCTCTTCTTATCCGGCAAACTCTCCAGAAAAATTGAGGGAGTGTGGAGAAGTGAATAAATATATGAGAATCCTTTTAGAAAAGGATTTGAAACCTAGTGATATCATCACTAGAAAAAGTATTGAAAATGCAGTAACCGTAGCAATTGCCTTAGGTGGTAGTACCAATGCGGTAATGCATATCATTGCGATCGCCCGAACTGCCGGTGTAGATTTTACCATTGAGGATTTTAAAGCAATCAATGCAAAAACTCCAATGATTGGTGATTTCAAACCTTCTGGAAAATTCATGATGGAAGACCTTCACGAACAAGGTGGACTTCCTGCCTTTATGAAGTATATGTTGCAGAATGGGTTCATTCATGGAGATTGCTTAACTGTGACTGGAAAGACGGTTGCAGAAAACCTTGAGAATATTGAACCTGTGACTCCATCGATGGTGAATGTTATTCATCCTTTGGAAACGCCGATAAAAGCAACGGGTCATTTATGTGTGCTTTCAGGAAATCTTGCTCCAGAAGGAGCGGTTGCCAAAATTACAGGTAAAGAAGGAAGTTCTTTTACAGGACCTGCACATGTTTTTGACTCAGAGCAGGATGCCAATGATGCTATCAGAGATCATAAAATTGAGAAGGGTGAAGTTATTGTCATTCGAAATATCGGACCCAAAGGTGGTCCAGGAATGCCTGAAATGTTGAAGCCTACTTCTATGATTATAGGAGCTGGTTTAGGATCAGACGTTGCCTTAATTACTGATGGAAGATTTTCCGGAGGAACACACGGATTTGTGGTAGGGCACGTTACACCAGAAGCGTTTAGCGGAGGACCTATCGGATTGGTCAGAAATGGAGATATCATCACGATAGATGCTGATAACTTACAGCTGAGCGTTGCGATTTCTGAAGAGGAGTTTGAAGAAAGAAAGAAAACTTGGAAACGAAAAGAAATTTCTGATTTGCAAGGGACTTTGAAAAAATACAATAAACTTGTTGCCACTGCATCTGAAGGTTGCGTGACAGATAAATTCTAA
- the ispE gene encoding 4-(cytidine 5'-diphospho)-2-C-methyl-D-erythritol kinase encodes MICFPNAKINLGLQITSKRSDGFHNIESCFYPIPLFDALEIITHPKKSIFQSTGLPIPGDQKDNLINKAYQLLKKDFPNLPQVQIHLHKNIPMGAGLGGGSADAAFALNTMNNLFDLILDDFFLEEYALKLGSDCPFFIENKPKIATGRGEILEDIAINLEGKYLLLINPGIHIGTKEAYAGIKPKKSEIALKEVLKDTSRWKAELKNDFEPSIFENHPEIAEVKNQLYQMGAFYASMSGSGSTVFGLFEQKPEKIKWNSSYFQFIARL; translated from the coding sequence ATGATTTGCTTTCCAAACGCTAAAATCAACCTAGGATTACAGATTACTTCTAAGAGAAGTGACGGCTTCCATAATATAGAGAGCTGCTTTTACCCCATCCCTTTGTTTGATGCATTGGAAATTATCACACATCCTAAAAAGTCCATCTTTCAAAGCACTGGGCTACCGATCCCCGGAGATCAAAAGGATAACCTGATCAATAAAGCATATCAACTTTTAAAGAAAGATTTCCCAAACCTTCCTCAAGTTCAAATTCATTTGCATAAAAACATTCCAATGGGTGCAGGATTGGGTGGAGGATCAGCAGACGCTGCTTTTGCTTTGAATACTATGAACAATCTATTTGATCTGATTCTAGACGATTTCTTTTTAGAAGAGTACGCTCTGAAATTGGGGAGTGATTGTCCATTCTTTATTGAAAACAAACCTAAAATCGCAACAGGAAGAGGTGAAATCCTAGAAGACATAGCTATCAATCTTGAAGGAAAGTACCTTTTACTCATTAATCCTGGAATTCATATTGGCACCAAAGAAGCCTATGCAGGTATCAAGCCTAAAAAATCGGAGATTGCTTTGAAAGAGGTTTTGAAGGATACTTCCAGATGGAAAGCAGAATTGAAAAACGATTTTGAACCGAGTATTTTTGAGAATCATCCTGAGATTGCTGAAGTCAAAAATCAGCTTTATCAAATGGGAGCTTTTTATGCCTCCATGTCCGGCTCAGGTTCCACTGTTTTTGGACTTTTTGAGCAAAAGCCGGAGAAGATAAAATGGAATTCCTCCTATTTCCAATTTATTGCAAGGCTTTAA